From Humisphaera borealis, the proteins below share one genomic window:
- a CDS encoding sulfatase-like hydrolase/transferase, which yields MSRARGQFRVLALAMTAVVVASACRTARAEGHAAQMPNVLILLADDLGWNGVGFHSRTATTPNLDRFAKDGLELQRFYSYPVCSPARAALLSGRMPRRFGLADVIGPQQEGLPKGGLTLPSLFRSAGYQTSLIGKWHLGGINPPLRCGFDHFYGFMGPEVDYFKHTGQRGTIDWQRDGKTVDEQGYSTYLFADEAIRQLKGRDANRPFYMQVAFNAPHVPIAAPEDLVVKHKGDGLYAAVIEGMDIAIGRILGEIDAQGLRDNTLVLFYSDNGATRRDSSNAPLSYGKGTVYEGGIRTPCVIRWPGKVPAGGVTQQPVSGQDWLPTLAAAAGLTIPADADLDGSNQWPALSSGKLVDRKPFLIAAYDIALIDGDWKLIEWADGAYSLINLQNDISEKVDEFIRQPQVARRMQATLIEQKKGLPDVSARRGPGGPRGAGGGPPGRSRTPGSTGGNGSTAGNGSTGGNQPPRQ from the coding sequence ATGTCACGGGCACGCGGGCAGTTCAGAGTGCTGGCCCTGGCGATGACAGCGGTGGTCGTGGCATCGGCCTGCCGAACCGCACGGGCCGAAGGTCACGCCGCGCAGATGCCTAATGTTCTGATTCTTCTGGCGGACGATCTCGGATGGAACGGTGTAGGCTTCCATAGCCGAACTGCCACGACGCCAAATCTTGATCGCTTCGCCAAAGACGGGCTGGAGCTGCAGCGGTTCTACTCGTACCCCGTCTGCAGCCCGGCCCGTGCGGCGTTGCTATCAGGTCGAATGCCCCGGCGTTTCGGCCTGGCCGACGTGATAGGCCCGCAGCAGGAAGGGTTACCTAAGGGTGGGCTCACGCTACCCTCCCTTTTCCGCTCGGCCGGGTACCAGACGTCACTGATTGGAAAATGGCATCTCGGCGGCATCAACCCGCCTTTGCGCTGTGGGTTTGATCACTTCTACGGTTTCATGGGGCCGGAAGTCGACTACTTCAAGCATACCGGCCAGCGCGGCACGATCGACTGGCAGCGGGACGGGAAGACGGTCGATGAGCAGGGCTATTCCACCTATCTCTTTGCGGATGAAGCGATTCGCCAGCTCAAGGGGCGCGATGCCAATCGGCCCTTCTACATGCAGGTGGCTTTCAACGCGCCCCATGTTCCGATCGCCGCACCGGAAGACCTTGTCGTCAAGCACAAGGGCGACGGACTTTACGCGGCGGTGATCGAAGGGATGGACATCGCGATCGGACGAATTCTCGGCGAGATTGACGCCCAGGGTTTGCGCGACAATACGCTCGTCCTGTTCTATTCCGATAACGGGGCGACACGCCGGGACAGCAGCAACGCGCCCCTCAGTTATGGAAAGGGAACGGTCTACGAGGGAGGCATTCGTACGCCATGCGTTATACGGTGGCCCGGAAAGGTACCGGCGGGAGGCGTCACGCAGCAGCCGGTTTCGGGACAGGATTGGCTCCCGACACTGGCGGCGGCAGCCGGTCTGACGATTCCCGCGGATGCCGACCTCGACGGAAGCAATCAGTGGCCGGCTCTGTCGTCGGGGAAGCTGGTCGATCGCAAGCCGTTTCTGATCGCCGCGTACGACATCGCGCTGATTGACGGCGACTGGAAACTGATTGAGTGGGCCGACGGAGCGTATTCGTTGATCAACCTGCAGAACGATATCTCTGAGAAGGTCGACGAATTCATCAGGCAGCCCCAGGTCGCCCGGCGAATGCAGGCGACACTGATCGAGCAGAAGAAGGGCCTGCCGGATGTATCGGCCCGACGGGGTCCGGGCGGTCCGCGGGGGGCCGGCGGAGGGCCTCCGGGGCGAAGTCGGACTCCCGGATCGACGGGTGGGAACGGCTCAACAGCTGGGAACGGATCGACAGGCGGGAACCAGCCACCCAGACAATAA